CCCGCCAGCGGCAGGCAGCCGATCATGAGTATGCGACGTAGACGTTGCCCCGCCGGCGCGGCAAAGGCCTGCCACAGCATCAGTGCCGGATAGAAAGCCACCGCCTCGAGGCGGAACAGCGCGGCAGCGGCCAGTGCAAGCTGGCAGGCCAGCGCTTCCCTCCAGCGGTGCGAGTCCTCCCAGCGCATCGCCAGCCAGAACGCCAGCATGCAGAAGAACCAGAAGCCGTATTCCCGTAGCAGTTCGTTGCGATAGCCGTTGTAGGCCGGCATGGCCAGCACGACCAGGCAGGCCGCCCAGGCGGCTTCCGGAAGGCGGTTGCGCGTGATGGCGACGAGCAGGCTGCAGGCACCCGCCAGAAAGAAGGCGTTGAGCAGATGCCCGGCCGTCTCCGGTGACAGCCCCGTCAGAGCCGAGAGGCCGGCCATCAGGATAGAGAGGAACTGCCAATCGAAACGGAGGGCGGAAGTTCCCGCACCTTGGTCGAGCATCGAGCGCGCTGCTTCGACGTAGTAGATCGCGTCACGGTTGAGGAGGGTACCTCTGAGCGCGGTCCATGACAGCAGCAGGCTGCCGACGAACGCCACCCACACCGGGCCGATTGCCCGCACCCGCGCCGACCATTGCGATGTCATTGCGCCCTCCCCGCCTCGGCAGCTTTTCCGGCCGAGGCAAACACCTGCATCGTCGCCTTTCCGCCGGCGTCGGTCGGCCAGCGGAACACTTCCTTCAATGCCGGGCCGCCCGGTCCGAGCAGCCGCGGGAAGTCCTCCGGCGATTCCACCGCCAGCAGGACCGGCGCCGTGCCGTTCGCCAGGCGCAGCGCCTCCTCTTCGCCTATCCAGGTGTGGAAGGTGCCGAGGCCGAGCTGCAGCGTGACCGGCGTGTCGAGATGGTGGATCCGTTTCACGTCGAGGCCGCTGGCGGCCAGCGCACGGGCGGCGCGCTCCGCCGCGACGGTGTAGCGCACTTCCTCGCTGTCGCGCGCGGCCTTGTCATGATAGGTCCACCAGGCGCCGGCGAGGAAGAACAAAGTCAGTCCCGCCAGGACGGCGGCCATCGGACGTCGGCCGTGCCGTTCGGACAACCCCGCCAGTTCGCGTCCGGCGAGCAGCGCCGCCGCCGGCCACAGCGGCAGCAGCAGGTCGCCCCGGTGGTGCGAGGCCAGCGAGAAGAGGACGATGCCGCCGACGACCCAGCAGAAGAGGAAGCGCTCGAAGCGGCGCGCAGCGATATCCGCAGCGGGATGGCGGACGATGCGCCACAGGGCGTACAGCGCGAACAGGCTGAAGGGCAGGAAGCGCAGGATGAAATAGAGCGTCGGCCTGGGCAGGTTGCGGCCGGGATAGCCCTCCTTGCCGACGCCCGCCGCCTGGCCGACCAGCTCCTGGAAGAACAGCTTGTCCACGAGCGGCTGCCCGGCGGAGACGATGGCCGGCACCAGCCAGCCCAGCGTCAGCAGCAGGAACACGGCGACGCCGGCCCAATGCGCGCCGGCCGGGCGCGGCGTGACCGGATCGCTGCGCCGCTCCCAGAACCAGGCCAGCAATCCCATGGCGGCCAGCACCAGGCCGAGCGGCCCCTTGATCAGGGTGGCCAGGGCCGCCCAGAACCAGAACGGCGTCCAGCCGCCGCCACGTTCCCAGGCGCGCTGCGCGGCGAAGGCGCCCAGCGCGACGGCCAGCGCGAACAGCGCATCGGTGCGCACCAGCGCGATGTGCTTGGACATCATCGGCGCCATCACCACGGCGAACCCCGCCAGTCCGCCCGCCAGGATGCCGTAGCGCCGCCGCCCGACCTCGAGGACGAGCAGCGCCATGGCCAGCACCGCCAGGGCCGACGGCAGGGCCAGGGTCAGGCGGTTGATGCCGCCGATTTCCGCGAAGGCGGCGGCGATCCAGGTGTGCAGCGGCGGCTTCGACATGATGCGGCCGCGGATGTCCTGCTGTACCAGCCAGTGGCCCTCCCAGACCACATCCATGACGTAGCCGACGTTGCGGTCCTGCGCGTCGGCTTCGAGGTTGGACGGTCCGGCGAGGCGAAGCGCGAAGAGCGCCAGGACCAGCGCTGCCAGCAGGACGCGCCAGGCCCGCGGCCGGTTCCAGGCACCGCCCATCAGGGTTCTCCCGGGCTGCTGCCCCGCTTGCGCCAGCGCCAGAGCAGGAAGGCGCCGACCAGGAGCACGATGCCGGCGGCGACCAGCTTGCCGATGCCGTCCATCGCCTTCTCGTCGACGACGCCGCTGCCGATGAGCACGGCGATGATGCCCTGCGGCAGGTAGCCGATGAAGGTGCCGACGAGGAACGCGCGCGCACTGACCTGGCTCAGCGCCAGCCCGCTGTTGATCATCACGCTGGTGAGCGGCAACTGGCGGATCAGCACCACCGCCTTCACCGAGGAGCGCACGCGGAAGGCGCGGCCGACGAGGCGGTGGCGGCCGAAATGACGCTCGAACCAGGCGCGTCCGCCGTGGCGCACGGCCCAGAATGTCAGCCCGGAGCCGGCAACGGCGCCGACCTGGGCGAGCAACAGCCCCTGCCAGAAGCCGAAGGCCAGGCCGCCGAGGACATAGAAAATCAGCCGCGGCGCGCCGGCGGCAACCAGGCCGAAGACCAGCATGACATAGACGACTTCGGCCCACAGGTCGTCGCCGGCGAGGAAGGCGCGCAGCCGGTGGATGTCGCGCACCAGGGCGCCGACGGGAGTGAAGTAGAGCAGCACGAAAGCCGCAGCCGCAGCCACGAGGAGCATCAGGAGACGGCGCAGCTCCTTGCCGAAGCCGGGCGCCACCGCTTCGAGTTCGATGCCGTCCCCTGTGCCTTCCGGGATGTCCTCCCCGGACTGGCTCATCTGCCGGGCCCTTGCCCGCTTCCGTCCCCGACCCGCTCGGCCGGCACCCCGCGCGCTGCGAACCAGCGCACGCCGAAGCAGTCGCGGATGCCGCGCCAGAGACGGTTGTGCACGCCGTATTTGGAGACGCCGCGCAGGCGCGGACGATGGTTCACCGGGGACTCGGAGACCGTAAAGCCCTTGCTGCGCAACAGCGTGGGCATGAAGCGGTGCAGGCCGTTGAACACCGGCAACTCGCGCGTGCAGGCGGCGCGCACCACGCGCACGCCGCAGCCGCTGTCGGTGACGCGGTCGCCGGTCGCCCAGTTCCGGAAGCCGTTGCCGACGCGGGAGGACAACTTGCGGATGAAGTTGTCCTGGCGCTTGGCGCGTACGCCGGTGACGCAGTCGACGCCGAGCCGGCGCGCTTCATCCAGCATGTGCGGCAGGTCGGCCGGATCGTTCTGGCCGTCGCCGTCGAGGGTGCCGACCCACTCGCCGCGCGCGGCGCGGAAGCCGGTCGCCACGGCGGCGCTCTGGCCGAAGTTGCGGCGGTGGCGCAGGCTGCGCACGACGCCGGCGGTTTCGGAAGTCAGTCGCTGCAGCACGGCGGGACTGTCATCGCTGCTGGCATCATCGACGAAGATCACTTCGTAGGATTCCGTCCTGCCCTGAAAGGCGGCCTGGATCTCGCGCACCATCGGCTCGATGTTCTCCGCCTCGTTGTAGACGGGAATCACGATGGAGAAAAACGGGGGGGTCTGCATGGGCTGCCGGGCAAAAAATGCGAATGATACAGGAAGAACAGGGGCTTAGAGCGCCGCCCCATCGAGCAGGCGGCCAAAGCGGCGGTAGTCCTCGGGCAATGGCGTGCGCAGGCGGCTCATCAGCTGCGCGCCCAGCACGCGCGGCAGTAGCCAGGGCCGCCTGCGGCGCATGCGCCGCCAGAAGCGCTTGAGGTAGCGGCGGAAATGGCGGCGGACATCCTCCTCGGCAATGAGGCCGGGATGCTCGGCGAGGAACTTGCCGAAAGTGTGGAACTGCGCGCCGAGCATGCGCACGCGCCGGCGCAGGGTGTTGCCGGGATGCTTGCGGTAGCCGGCCAGCACTTCCGGCACGCGGGCGATGGCGTAGCGGGCCGACAGGCGCAGCCAGCAGTCGATGTCCTCCAGCGCCAGGTTGCGGTCGAAGCCGCCCTCGGCCAGGAAGGTTTCCCGTCGCAGTGCGACGGTCGGGTTGACGATGAAGTTGTCGTCCAGGAACAGGGCGCGCCACGCCGCGCGGTCCGGCCCCGGCGCCGGGCGCGGTTTCTGCCGGCGGCGCACGACGGGCCGGCCGTGCGCGTCGATGGTGTCCGCATCGGCATGCACCAGCGCCAGATCGGGACAATCCCAGTCGGCGATGGCTTGCTGGATGCGGGCGACCTTCTCCGGATAGAGCACGTCGTCCGAGCCGAGCAGGTGCACCCATTCGCCCTGGCAGGCGGCGATGCAGGCATTCGAGGCGGCGCTGACGCCCTGGTTCCCCTGGCGCTCCAGCACGATGCGACGGAAGCGCGCGCGGCGCGGCTCGAGAAAGCGGCGGGCGACCTCCAGCGTGTCGTCCTGCGAGCCGTCGTCGATCAGCACCAGTTCCAGTTCCGGATAGGTCTGGGCGTAAACGGAGGCCAGGCAGGCCTCGATGAAGGCGGCATGGTTGTAGGCGGGGATGGCGACGCTGACGAGGGGGAGGGCCATCCCCCCATCCCCCTTCCCATGGAAGGGGGTGACGGTCGTTCGCGGGCTGCCCCCGCTCCCTGTCTCTGACTGTGCCGCCCTTGGGACGGCCCGGCGGACGGCACTCACTGCTTCTCGGCCAGCAGCATGTATTGCACGGCGACGAAGGGCTCGAGTAGGCGCGTCGGCATGTACCAGCGGCGGTAGCGTCCCTTCATGTGGCTGCCCCAGGCGCGGACAGTCCAGCCGCAGTCGCGCACGGTTTCCTCGAGGCTGCCGCGGGTGAAGAAATGCAGGTGGGTGCGGTCCATGATGCCGGCGTCGGCGTAGCGGAACTCGCCCCGCAAGAGCAGCGGCAGCGATACCTTGTAGTGGCGCACATTGGGCACGGAGAGCATCAGCTTGCAGCCCGGCGCCGTGCGTGCCTGCAGCTGGCGCAGGGCGGCCCAGGGATCGGCGAGGTGCTCGAGTACGTCGGCGAGGATGACCAGATCGTAGTGCTCCCAGGGCACCTCCGCCGCCACCGATTCGAGCGATCCCGTCCAGACTTGACGCAGCCGCGTCTCGGCTCGGCGCGCCGCCGCGTAATTGAGCTCGACGCCGTCGCAGGCGCCGACGGTGCCCTCGCGCAGCAGGCCGGCGCCGAGCATGCCGGCGGCGCAGCCGATGTCGAGCGCCGCGCCGAAGCGGCCGTACGGCCGAAGAAAGGCCAGCAGCTCCGGCCGCTCGGCGGCGAAGTACTCGGCGATCTCGCTGGCGTTCATGGCGCGGGATGGCGTGCCGTCACTTGGTGACCAGCACGTCCTCCATGATGAGGTAGCGCAGGTCGGAGCCGAAGAACATGTCGAGGGCGTCGGTCGGCGAGCAGATCATCGGTTCGCCGCGGCGGTTGAGCGAGGTGTTGAGCACGACGCCGTTGCCGGTGAGCTTTTCCATCTCCAGCATCAGATCGTAGTAGCGCGGGTTGAACTCGCGGCGCAGCACCTGGGCGCGCGCCGTGCCGTCCTCGTGCACCACCTCGGGCACGCGCGTCTTCCATGCGTCCGCCACCGGGAAGGTGAAGGTCATGAACGGCGCCGGATGATCGGAGCCCAGCATCTGCGGGCCGACCGTGTCGAGCATCGACGGGCAGAACGGCCGCCAGCGCTCGCGGAACTTGATCTGTTCGTTGATGCGGTCGGCCACGCCGGCCACGCTCGGGCAGCCGAGGATGGAGCGTCCGCCCAGCGCGCGCGGGCCGAACTCCATGCGGCCCTGGAACCAGGCCACCGGCTGTCCGTCGGCGAGCAGGTGCGCGATGCGCTGCGGCACCTGCTCGATCCTCTGCCAGGCCGGCTTCGACGGATGCCGTTCGCAGGCGGCGACGACCTCCTCGTTGGTGTAGGCCGGGCCGAGGTAGACATGCTCCATCTTCTCCACCGGCACGCCGCGCGCCACCGAGACGTACGACGCCGCCCCCACCGCCGTGCCGGAATCGCCCGAGGCCGGCTGCACGAACAGCTCCTTGACGTCGGGCCGCGCGATGATGCGCTGGTTGAGCTTGACGTTGAGGGCGCCGCCGCCGGCGAAGGCGAGCCGGCCGGTCTCGCGCAGGATGTCGCCGAGGTAGTGCTCGAGCATCTGCAGGGCGATGTCCTCGAACAGCTTCTGCATGCTCGCCGCGTAGTGGATGTAGGGGTCGTCGGCGATGTCGCCCAGGCGGCGCGGTCCGAGCCAGTCGATCAGCTTCGGCGAGAAATAGTAGCCCTTGCCGTTATCCTTGTAACGGCGCAGGCCGATCACGTTGGCGTAGTCGGTGTTGATGACCAGTTCTCCGTTCTCGAATTTCGCCAGGCGCGAGAAGTCGTAGCGGCGCGGGTCGCCGTAGGGCGCCATGCCCATCACCTTGTACTCGCCGTCGAGCATCTCGAAGCCGAGGTACTCGGTGATGGCGCCGTAGAGGCCGCCGAGCGAGTCGGGATCGTAGAACTCCCTGATCTTGTGGATGCGGCCGTTCTCGCCGTAGCCGAAGAAGGTCGTCGCGTACTCGCCCTTGCCGTCGATGCCGAGGATGGCGGTCTTCTCCGTGAAGCCGGAGCAGTGGTAGGCGCTGGAGGCGTGGGTCAGGTGGTGCTCGACCGGCACGAGGTCGACCTTCGCCGGATCGAAGCCGAGCTGCGCGAGGCATTCGAGGATGCGGCCGCGGTAGCGGCGGTAGCGGCGGTTGCCGTTGAACAGCGCGTCGAGCGCGCGATCCGGCGCATACCAGTAGCGTTTCGCATAGTGCCAGCGCGCCGGCTCCATCAGACTGATCGGCGCGAAGGGAATCGCCACGGCGTCGACATCGGCCGGTTTGATGCCGGCGAAGTCGAGGCAGAACTTCGCCGCCTCGAATGGCATGCGGCCCTTGGCGTGCTTGTCGCGGATGAAGCGCTCCTCTTCCGCGGCGGCCACCAGCCTGCCGTCGATGTAGAGCGCGGCGGAGGGGTCGTGCGAAAGCGAGCCGGAAAGGCCCAGTACGGTCAATGACAAGACAACCTCACGATTTTTCCCAGGCGGCCAGGAAGGCCTGCCAGTGCGGCAGCTTCAGCCCTTCCAGCGCGCTGCGCACCGCCTGCATCTCGGCGTCGAAGGCCTTCGCCGTCAGCGCGCCGCGCATGCGCTGGAAGCGCAGGTAGACGAGGAAGGTATTCACCACATCGGTCTCGCAGTAGTCGCGGATCTCGTCGATGCGGCCCTCCTGCCAGGCGCCCCACACCGCCCCGCCGTCCATGCCGAGCTTGCCCGGCAGTCCCATGAGTTTCGCCAGCTCGTCGAGCGGCGCATTGGCGCGCGGCTGGTACAGCGCCAGCAGGTCCATCAGATCGAGGTGGCGCGAATGGTAGCGGCTGATGTAGTTGTTCCACTTGAAGTCGCGGTCGTCTTCCCCCTGGTCCCAGTAGCGCGGCGCGGCGACGTGGTGGATCAGGCCGCGGTAGTGCAGCACCGGCAGGTCGAAGCCGCCGCCGTTCCAGGAAACGATCTGCGGCGTGAACTTCTCGATGCCGTCGTAGAAGCGCTGGATGATCTCGGCTTCCGCGAGCTTCGGCTCGGCCAGCGACCAGACGGTGAAGCGATCGCCCTCGCGCAGCGCGCAGGAAATGACGACGACGCGCTGCAGGTGCAGCGGCAGGAAGTCGTTGCCGCTGGCCGCGCGCCGCTTCTGGAAGGCGAACTCGGCCACCTCGTTGTCCGAGAGATCGTCGGGCAGGTCGTGCAGCTTGCGGATCCCCGCCACGTCGGGAATCGTCTCGATGTCGAAGGCGAGGATGGGCGTCATTTCGCTTCACCGCCGGCCGCGCCGGCAGGCGCGGCTTCAGTCGTCCTGACCGAGGCATCCGGAAAGTGAACGTGCAGGTTGACGCAGCCCTGCAGGAGGAAGACCGTGATCGGCAAGAGGATTTCTTTAATCATTCGATGACGACGCCGGGCCGGCCCGCGATCACTTCGCGGATGCGCGCCACCAGCGCCTCCCAGTCGATATGCCGATTGTAGCCGATGATGCTCACCGACGGCATGCCGCTGCCGCGCATGAGGACGACGCCGTCGCCGTCGCGTTCGACGCCGTCGAGCAGGCAGACGCCGTTCGAAAGCCGGCAGCCGAAGCCGATGCGCGAGTAGCCGAAGCTGAAGCCGGAACGTTCCGGCACGCGCGCCAGCGCCTGCGGCGGCGCATCCTCGCCCAGCGCGGTGATGTCCTTCAACGCGCCGACACTCAGGCTGCGCGGGTAGTTCCCTTCGCTGCTGGCGACGCGCGCCTCGAAGCGCAGCGGCTTCCAGCCTTGCATCTCGAGGTCGTGCAGGTCGGCGTCGAAGCGCCCCTCGATGGCGCCGAAGGCGAAGGTGCGCGTGAGCATGCCGAGGTCGAGATTGCGCGCAGTGACGTCGGCGACGAAGCGGCGGTCCTTGCCGAAGGGATCGATCAGGCGCAGCTGGTGCACGATGATGCCGCCGTCGAAGACCTCGATGGCGAGCGCGCCGTCGAGATGCAGCACCCCCGGCTCATAGGCGATGCGGGGGATGCGCGCCGTCAGGCTGCCCGCCATAGCCGGCATCTTGAGGGCGCGCGAGAGCTTCGGCATGGAGACGCCCTCGATGCCGCCCTCGAACTCGCCGTGCCAGCCGGACTGACTCTTGGCCAGGTGCAGCTCGTCGATGAGGAGACGGCCGTCGAGCAGCGGCGCCGCGAGTTTATCGACCTTGGCCTCGTTTCCATCGAGCTTCAGAGGCAGCGTGAAGCCGCCCAGCGGCAGGTCGCCAAGGCGGCCGCTGCCGACGCCGAACTCGGCCTCGGTTGCCGCCCCTTCCTCCCAGGGTATGCGCGCATTGACGCCATTCAGTTCGAGGTAGCCGGTGGCATCGGCAAGCCGGGCATCCTCCAGCCCGGCATAGAAGCGGCGCAGTTCCCGCGCCGTCCATTCCGCCGAGATGCGGGCGTGGCCCGAGGCCTGCCATTCGGGAATGCCGAGCGAAGCCAGCCAGGGCTGCAGCCAGTCGCGCTGGGCCGCCGCCAGGTCGATGCGGTCGGTAATGAAACCCCAGTCGGTCGCCTCGCCGCGCTCGCGGTCCCAGCGCAGGCCGGCAGTGACGCCGCCCAGCCCGGCGACGTCAAGCCGCGCCAGGTCCACCTCCAGTTCCGCCGGGGTCAGGTCGCCCTCGGCCTCCAGGCGCACGCCGGCCAGGCGCCGCCACGGTGCGCGATAGAGCTCGCCCTGCGGCCAATCGAGGCGGGCACGCCAGTGCCAGCCGGCGCCGTTGCGCTCGGCCGCCGCGTTCAGGGTGAAGGCGATGTCCTTCCCCGCGATGTCGCCCGCGCGGCTGGCGAAGGCAAGGTCGCGCACGGCGAGGTCGAGCCGCGCCCGGCCGCCCTCGGCGGCGAGGGCAAGGTCGAACTTGCCCTGCGGCCGCCAGCCGCGCAGGCGCTTCACCAGCGGCGACAGGGCGACGGCGTCGACGTCGCGCAGCGAGAAGTCTAGGAAGCCGTCGGCGCGCCAGGCCAGCGAGAACGGCAGCGCCGGCCGGTTGCGGCCACGCTCGTCCTGGCGCTGCAGGGCGCCGTCCGGGCAATCGAGTCGGCGCCCGTCGAAATAGAAGCCCGAGCAGTGCAGCTTGAGTTCGCGGTACTCGGTGCCGGCGACCTTCAGGCGGCCAAGGCGGATGTCGGCCTCGCCGCGGCGCACCGCGTCGAAGGCGACGGTGACGCCGTCGGCCTCGAAGGCTTCGTGCCGGATCGAGCCGAGCGACAGGGTGATCTGCGCTGCACTGCAGGACAGCACAGGCAGGAAAGTCAGCGCCAGGAAGACGGCGCGGCGACGCCCGCGCAGCATCATCTCAAGCAGGGAAAACACCCGTGGAAAGGTAGCGGTCGCCGCGGTCGCAGACGATGGTGACGATCACCGCATCGCGCACCTGCCCGGCCACGCGCAGGGCCACCGCCATGGCGCCGCCGGAAGAGATGCCGGCGAAGAGGCCCTCCTCGCGCGCCATGCGCCGCGTCATCTCCTCGGCATCGGCCTGGCTGACGTACTCCAGGCGGTCGACGCCACGTTTGTCGTAGATCTTCGGCAGGTATTCCTCCGGCCATTTGCGGATGCCGGGGATCTGTGAGCCCTCCTCCGGCTGGCAGCCGACGATCTCGATCTTCGGGTTCTGCTCCTTGAAGAAGCGCGAGCAGCCCATGATGGTGCCGGTAGTGCCCATGCTGGAGACGAAGTGGGTAATCTTTCCCTGCGTGTCGCGCCAGATCTCCGGGCCGGTGCCCTCGTAGTGGGCGAGCGGATTGTCGGGATTGGCGAACTGGTCGAGCATGATGCCCTTGCCTTCCGCGACCATCTTGTCGGCGACGTCGCGCGCCATCTCCATGCCGCCCTTCTGCGGGGTGAGCACGATGTCGGCACCGAAGGCGCGCATGGTCTGGCGGCGCTCGATGGAGAGGTGCTCGGGCATGATCAACACCATCCTGTAGCCGCGCATGGTCGCTGCCATCGCCAGGGCGATGCCGGTGTTGCCGCTGGTGGCCTCGATCAGGGTGTCGCCCGGCTTGATGTCGCCGCGCTTCTCGGCGCGCAGGATCATCGACAGCGCCGGCCGGTCCTTTACCGAGCCGGCCGGGTTGTTGCCCTCCAGCTTGGCGAGGATCACGTTGCCGCGGCGCTCGTTGTCCGCGCCGGGCAGGCGCTTCAGGCGCACCAAGGGGGTATTGCCGACGAAGTCTTCGAGAACCTGTTTCATGATCCGATCCGGCTGCTCACATACTGCGCAACGCCTTCTTCCACCGTCGCGAATGGCGCCTCGTAGCCGGCCTGGCGCAGCAGCGACACGTCGGCCTCGGTGTAGCTCTGGTACTTGCCTTTCAGGGCCTCAGGGAAGGCAATGTATTCGATCACACCCGCCGCCCGCAGTTCCTCCAGCGAAAGGGGGGGCTCGCCCCTGGAGGCACGGCAGGCATTCACAGTGGCGACGGCAACGTCATTGAACGACTGCGCGCGGCCGGTGCCGAGGTTGTAGATGCCGGAGGCGCCGCTGTCGAGGAAATGCAGGTTCACCTTGACGACGTCGCCAATGAAGACGAAGTCGCGACGCTGCTCGCCATTGCCGTAGCCGTCGCAGCCCTCGAAGAGCCTGACCTTGCCCTCGGCCTGGTACTGGTTGAAGAAGTGGAAGGCCACCGAGGCCATGCGGCCCTTGTGCTGCTCGCGCGGGCCGTAGACGTTGAAATAGCGGAAGCCGGCGACCTGTGCGGAAAAGTCAGCCCGGGCGAGGCGGCGGCGCACGACCTGGTCGAAGAGGAACTTCGAATAGCCGTAGACGTTGAGCGGGGATTCGAACTCGCGCGACTCGCGGAAGACGCGGCCGCCGCCGTACACGGAAGCAGACGAGGCGTAGAGAAAGGGCACGTCCTGGTCGAGGCAGAAGTCGAGCAGTTCCAGGGAGTAGCGATAGTTGTTGTCCATCATGTACTGGCCGTTGTGCTCCATCGTGTCGGAGCAGGCACCCTGGTGCAGCACCGCGTCGACCGCTCCGTCGAGCTCGCCCGCTGCCAGCGCCTCGGTGAACTCGTTCTTGTCGAGATAGTCGGCGATCTCGCAATCGACCAGGTTGCGATACTTGTCGCCCTTGGAGAGGTTGTCGACGGCGATGATGTCGGTGACGCCGCGTTCGTTGAGCGCCTTCACCAGATTGGATCCTATGAAGCCGGCGGCGCCGGTCACGATGGTGTACATGTCGGTCTTCTTCCGTTGGTCAGAGTGCGGCACGCAATTCGTCGAGCTGCACGACGGCCGTGCCCAGCTTGCCGACGACGATGCCGGCCGTGCGGTTGGCCAGTCGCATCGCCGCGTGCAGGTCCGCGCCGCTCGCCAGCATCACCGCCAGGGTGGCGATGACGGTGTCGCCGGCGCCGCTTACATCATAAACCTCCCGCGCCTGGGCCGGTTCGTGCAAGGCCTCCTGGCCGCGGAACAGGGTCATACCCTCCTCGCTGCGCGTCACCAGCAGGGCCTCCAGGCCCAGCTCCCCGCGCAGGCGCGTCGCCTTGGCTTCGAGCTCGGCCTCGGAGACCCAGCGGCCGATCACCTGGCGCAGCTCGGCGCGGTTCGGCGTCAGCAGCGTGGCGCCGGCGTAGCGGGCGAAATCCTCGCCCTTCGGGTCCACCAGCACCGGTTTTCCGGCCGCACGCGCCAGCCGGATCATCTCGCCGATGTGGGCAAGGCCGCCCTTGCCGTAGTCGGACAGGATGACCGCATTGCAGTCCGGCAGCTGGCGTTCGAAATCCGCCAGCTTGGCGCGCAACACCTCGTGCGCGGGGCAGTTCTCGAAATCGATGCGCAGCAGCTGCTGCTGGCGGCCGACGACGCGCAGCTTGATGGTGGTCGACAGCTCAGCATCCTCGTGCAGGCTGGTCTCGATGCCCTCGGCCGCCATCAGCCGCGCCAGCGACCGGCCGGCCTCGTCGGCACCGACGACGGAGAGCAGCGTAACCTTCGCCCCCAGCGCCGCACAGTTGCGCGCGACGTTGGCGGCACCGCCGGGGCGCTCCTCGGTGCGCTCGACCTTGACCACCGGCACCGGCGCCTCGGGCGAGATGCGGCTGACTTCGCCGAACCAGTAGCGGTCGAGCATGACGTCGCCGACGACGAGAATGCGGGCCTTGGAGGTGTCGGGCAGCGTCAGCGTGCTCATTGCGACCTTCCTATCGCGTGGTATTCGATGCCGGCAGCGCGCATCTGCGCCGGATCGTAGAGGTTGCGCCCGTCGAAGACCAGCGGCGCCTTGAGACGGCGCTTCATGTCCTCGAAATCCGGGCTGCGGAATTCCTTCCATTCGGTGACGATCACCAGCGCGGCCGCGCCGTCGAGCGCCGCCATCGGCGAGTCGGCATAGGCGATGCGCGGCTCGGCGCCGAAGACGCGGCGGGCCTCGTCCATCGCCACCGGATCGTAGGCGCAGACGCGCGCGCCGCGCGCCAGCAGGTCGGCGATCACGCGGCGGCTGGGCGCCTCGCGCATGTCGTCGGTGTTGGGCTTG
The window above is part of the Denitratisoma sp. genome. Proteins encoded here:
- the cysM gene encoding cysteine synthase CysM; its protein translation is MKQVLEDFVGNTPLVRLKRLPGADNERRGNVILAKLEGNNPAGSVKDRPALSMILRAEKRGDIKPGDTLIEATSGNTGIALAMAATMRGYRMVLIMPEHLSIERRQTMRAFGADIVLTPQKGGMEMARDVADKMVAEGKGIMLDQFANPDNPLAHYEGTGPEIWRDTQGKITHFVSSMGTTGTIMGCSRFFKEQNPKIEIVGCQPEEGSQIPGIRKWPEEYLPKIYDKRGVDRLEYVSQADAEEMTRRMAREEGLFAGISSGGAMAVALRVAGQVRDAVIVTIVCDRGDRYLSTGVFPA
- the rfaE1 gene encoding D-glycero-beta-D-manno-heptose-7-phosphate kinase codes for the protein MSTLTLPDTSKARILVVGDVMLDRYWFGEVSRISPEAPVPVVKVERTEERPGGAANVARNCAALGAKVTLLSVVGADEAGRSLARLMAAEGIETSLHEDAELSTTIKLRVVGRQQQLLRIDFENCPAHEVLRAKLADFERQLPDCNAVILSDYGKGGLAHIGEMIRLARAAGKPVLVDPKGEDFARYAGATLLTPNRAELRQVIGRWVSEAELEAKATRLRGELGLEALLVTRSEEGMTLFRGQEALHEPAQAREVYDVSGAGDTVIATLAVMLASGADLHAAMRLANRTAGIVVGKLGTAVVQLDELRAAL
- the rfaD gene encoding ADP-glyceromanno-heptose 6-epimerase, with the translated sequence MYTIVTGAAGFIGSNLVKALNERGVTDIIAVDNLSKGDKYRNLVDCEIADYLDKNEFTEALAAGELDGAVDAVLHQGACSDTMEHNGQYMMDNNYRYSLELLDFCLDQDVPFLYASSASVYGGGRVFRESREFESPLNVYGYSKFLFDQVVRRRLARADFSAQVAGFRYFNVYGPREQHKGRMASVAFHFFNQYQAEGKVRLFEGCDGYGNGEQRRDFVFIGDVVKVNLHFLDSGASGIYNLGTGRAQSFNDVAVATVNACRASRGEPPLSLEELRAAGVIEYIAFPEALKGKYQSYTEADVSLLRQAGYEAPFATVEEGVAQYVSSRIGS